GGCGACGTTTTGCGAGGACGAGCGGTGTTGGACGAGCTGCTGGACCGCGCAAAAGAGCCGACTCGTGAGCAAGCAAGACTTGCTACTTCTGTATTGCAGCGGTGGGTCGCCGAAGCCACACACGGCGAAAATGAGTTGATGAAGGACACTAAAATGATGGGTCAACTACCCCGCGTTCTTATCATGTGGAAACAGGTGAAGAACCGTCGTCGAATCGTCAATTTGAGTCGGCGTCGGCTTAACAAGTCAGCAGAGGTCGTCGAACCCACGGTTCAGCTACTACAGATGTTTGCGGAAGCTTATGACGTCACCGGAAATGAGGTATTTTCCCCTACAGATCAATGCTTTGCCATTACTTTCGATACGCTAGGGCTATCCCCCAATATTGACCACACATTAGAGGTGGTCCAAGACTTGTTGACGCAATGCTGTCAGCACGCCGAAAAGCGGGGCAGGATTCCGGATCTTGTCTGCTGGAATGCGGCACTTCATGCTATTGCCAAATGCAGTCCTTACAATCCAAAAGCACCAGAGCTGGTGGAAGACTTCATTCAAGGATTGCCGCATTCACCGACAGTCCGAACTTGGACGGCTGCTTTGTACGCGTGGGCACGCTGTACACAGGAAGAAGGAGCCCCGTCACGTGCTCAAAGCATTCTCGATCACTTAGTCAATGAAGGGCAAGCAACTACGGTTGCGTTCAACTTATGCATTGATGCCTGGAGCAAACACGGGCAACCAGCCCATGCCGAAGCTACGTTACACAGTTTGCTGCAGGAGTACGAACAAGCGACGACACCAACTGCACGAGAAGCCTTACGACCCAGCGACTTATCGTTTTTAGCTGCAATCAACAGTTGGGCAAAAAGCCAAGATCCTCGGGCAGCTGAGAAGGCTGAAGAACTTCTAAAGCACATGCAAAGATTACTCAACTCGGGAGAACATCCGGGACTAAAAGTTTCAACGCAAGTATTTTCGGCAGTTTTGGATGCGTGGGCTCGCCAACCTAACGCTGGGCCAAAAGTTGAATCTTTACTGACTGGAATGGAGCACCTAAACGAGGTGAATCCGGATGAGGGCACGGCTTTATCTCTACAAACGTACTCCATAGCTATAAATGCGTGGGCAAATACAAACACTTACGAGGCACCGGAACGCGCTGTAAAGCTTTTACATCGATTGGAGGAACTCAGTTCCCAGGGGAACCCGGCTTTAATTCCCAATGCGATGACGTACACGTCCGCCATTCGAGCATGGAACAAATCGAATCGTGACGACGCTCCGTTGCGTGCAGTGAGTATGCTAAATCGCATGTGGCGGCTCGCCGAGGGAGCTCGGCCAAAACCATTCCTCCCAATACGGTGACCTACAACGTTGTGCTCCATATTTTAGCAAGTCATGGTAAAATTCGAGAAATCCAGGAGTTATTCAACCAAATGAGGGAGAAAAGTGATGACTGGAATGTTCTGCCAGACGTGGTGACGTATGGGACTATAATGAACGCATATCGCCAATCGCGACAAAGCAATTCGGGAGTGAAAGCCTCCAGCCTTTTaatggaaatggaagaaaagtaTAGGCTTGGCAATGCAGCATTGAAACCTAATCCCACTATTTACTCAACGGTGTTAGCGGCTTGGGGGAGTAGTGGACATCGTGAAGCCGCAATCAAGGCCAATGAAATCTTTTGGCAGCTTGTGGAACGGTATGAgaaagacgaaaacgatATCGTTCCAACTCAACAAGTATGTAATGCCGCACTTTCGGCATGGGCACGAAGCGATGAAGCCTTAGCGCCAGAACAGGCGGAAAAGGTACTACGATGGATGAAAGGGCAAAGGTCCAAGCATATTCATCCTAGCGTAGTTTCCTACAATCACGTTTTGATGGCGTGGGCCCATTCTGAACGCAACCAAGCCTTTTCGCGTATCAAGGAGCTAATTGAAGATATGGAATCTTCGTCTGAGACAATTCCTGACTCGATTTCGTACAGTAACCTGCTCTTCGCGATTAGCAAGTCGAATGGTCCGAGTAGGGCTCGTCAATGCCTTACAGTCGTCGAGAATCTCCTCGCCTCAACCAGTGTTCGGTCAATTAACGCAGGAATCACTCGTCCAAAGATTGCTTGGTTTCATAGCATCTTTCATGCCTGTCTCACTTCTTCCCTTTCGGAACGAGATGATTCTTTGCTAGTGCTGAAAGAGGCATCCCGcattctttttgaaacgaaGACGTTGCAAATTACGGAGGGAACTTTTCGTTACATTCTCAAAGCATGTCTTCATCTATCCGTCGACGATGCCGAATTTGTACAAAGCATAACGGGACGATGTCTCGCACTCGGTACTCCGAATGCAGACACTACGGATACAATACGCAGAGTCTTATCTGACTAGTGGACGcttactaacagtaaggtaaAGATCTAGTCTTTTACATTAATCTCCAACAAAAACGTAAGTCGTGAAGATCCACCAGCTCTATACAGGGGAGTCACAAACCCCCTTTTGATTTTCTCCTGTCTTTTGGTCTTTCATGTGTCGGAGCCGAAAAATTAAAGAGAGCCGCGTCCCATATATACCAAGAGGAGCCTGCGCTGCACCCGACATCTCGTGATTTTTTCCCCTTCCAATGACCCAAGGGAATGATCTCTCGCCTCTCACCAACTACATCCTTCACGAATTCCGCAAACGCCAGCCAGAAAGTGTTAGCAGTTGTTGCCATGTCAAATTAGCCAGCAACCTCATCAACCATGGCATTCCGCACACCAAATTCTAACAAGATCAGCGTAAACACCAATATTCGTGGTACTGTTAGTGACATcctgttgtttcgtttgattTCATATATGCCAGCTAAAACCTGGAGTAAACCCCCAAATAATATTGCCAAGCCG
The Phaeodactylum tricornutum CCAP 1055/1 chromosome 7, whole genome shotgun sequence DNA segment above includes these coding regions:
- a CDS encoding predicted protein, with the translated sequence MKIWCRHATIRSVAYSRFYACAQRPGWSRPWLSASRTPTLPISGFSTTTVSTPYAQSRVAWWDDFSNDVNGWLGKQAVGTWRRGDVLRGRAVLDELLDRAKEPTREQARLATSVLQRWVAEATHGENELMKDTKMMGQLPRVLIMWKQVKNRRRIVNLSRRRLNKSAEVVEPTVQLLQMFAEAYDVTGNEVFSPTDQCFAITFDTLGLSPNIDHTLEVVQDLLTQCCQHAEKRGRIPDLVCWNAALHAIAKCSPYNPKAPELVEDFIQGLPHSPTVRTWTAALYAWARCTQEEGAPSRAQSILDHLVNEGQATTVAFNLCIDAWSKHGQPAHAEATLHSLLQEYEQATTPTAREALRPSDLSFLAAINSWAKSQDPRAAEKAEELLKHMQRLLNSGEHPGLKVSTQVFSAVLDAWARQPNAGPKVESLLTGMEHLNEVNPDEGTALSLQTYSIAINAWANTNTYEAPERAVKLLHRLEELSSQGNPALIPNAMTEYAKSHVAARRGSSAKTIPPNTVTYNVVLHILASHGKIREIQELFNQMREKSDDWNVLPDVVTYGTIMNAYRQSRQSNSGVKASSLLMEMEEKYRLGNAALKPNPTIYSTVLAAWGSSGHREAAIKANEIFWQLVERYEKDENDIVPTQQVCNAALSAWARSDEALAPEQAEKVLRWMKGQRSKHIHPSVVSYNHVLMAWAHSERNQAFSRIKELIEDMESSSETIPDSISYSNLLFAISKSNGPSRARQCLTVVENLLASTSVRSINAGITRPKIAWFHSIFHACLTSSLSERDDSLLVLKEASRILFETKTLQITEGTFRYILKACLHLSVDDAEFVQSITGRCLALGTPNADTTDTIRRVLSD